Within Micromonospora parathelypteridis, the genomic segment GCAACATGGACGACCTGTTGCAGCGTAACGTCCGTTTCGCGGCTACGGACGCCAGGGATCGCGTACCGGAAGTCCCGTTCGTCCCTAACCAGCAGCTCTACGTGATCACGTGTCTCGACCCGCGAGTCGACCCGGCCTTCATCTTCGGCCTGGCGCTCGGTGACGCTATCGTCGCCCGCAGTCTGGGTGGTCGGGTAACTCCGGCCGTGATCGAGGACCTGGCGTGGATCAGTTACCTGCACGAGGTCAAGACGCCGGACGCCGACTGGTTCGATCTCGCTGTCGTGCACCACACGGGTTGTGGCAGAGGGCTGGACGACAAGGCCCTGCTCAAGGGCTTCGCAGAGCGAGGCGGCGATGACACCGCTCTGGTCAACCAGGCGGTCTTCGACCCGGCCCAGACCGTGCCCGGCGACGTGGAGACACTCATCAACGCTCCACTGCTCTCTCCCAGGATCAAGGTCTCCGGTTACGAGTACGACGTGGACACTGGCCTGTTGAGAACACTCGTGCCCCCGCGCAGCCGGTCTGACGGCTAGGTAAGCGGCGGCGCGGCTCGGTCTCAGGGAGGATGTGGCCGTCGTGGCCGCACCAGCCCAAGGAGATTCAGCATGGCGATCCAGCGGATGGACAACGTCCTCATCGTTGTCGACGACCTTGACACTGTCATCGCGTTCTTCGTCGAACTCGGCATGGAGCTGGAGGGGAGGGGGCCCGTCGAGGGGCGTTGGGTGGAGCGTGTCATCGGGATCGACGACGTCCGGCAGGAGGTCGCGATGCTGCGGACCCCGGACGGCCAGGGCAAGGTCGAGCTGGCGATGTTCCACACGCCGACGGCGATCACCACCGAGCCGAAGGACGCGCCGGCGAACACGCTGGGCATTCGTCGGATCATGTTCGCCGTCGACGACATCGAGGACGTCATTGCCCGCCTGCGCAACCACGGCGCCGAGCTCGTCGGGGAGTTGGAACAGTACGAGAACCTCTATCGGCTCTGCTACGTCCGCGGCCCCGAGGGCATCCTCGTCGGCCTGGCCGAACAGCTCAACTGACGACCACCAACGTGCCCGCGAGTGGTGACTACCCTTCAGGGCATGTTTCGTGTGGCTCGGCCTGACGATTTCGAGCAGATCATCGGCCTCTACCGGCAACTGAACCCCGACGATTCGGTTCTTGAGGATGGATCCGACGCGGCGGCTTTTCGGGAGATCCTGGGCTCGGCAGGACTGCGTCTCTTCGTACTCGAACTGGATGGGGTTGTCGTCGCCACGACGTATCTCAACGTGATCCCCAATCTCAGCCGGTCGGCATCGCCCTACGCCGTCATCGAGAACGTCGTCGTCGAGGAATCGCGGCGAGGCACCGGCCTGGGTAGGCAGATCATGGCCGGCACACTCCAGGCCGCCTGGGATGCGGGCTGCTACAAGGCGATGTTGATGACGGGCTCACGCAACCCCGCGACCCACGCCTTCTACCGAGCCTGCGGGTTCTCGGCCGACGTCAAGACCGCGTATCTCGCCCGACCACCGGCGCCCCAGAGCTAGGTAACTCGGGGAAGGTCTCGCGCAGCGCCGGCTCCAGCGCGCGGCCGGTCGTCGGCTCGATGAACAGGTCGGCGAGCAGGAGGTCGGCGAGGTAGCTGGGGTTGACGCCCGACTCCTTACGGCCGAGGGCCTGCATCGCACCGCCGAGCCGTAGGGCGGCCTTCGCCGCGCCGGACGGCAGGCGGGTGACCCGGCGGCGTCGGCCGACCGCCTCGGCGATGCGCCCGATCATGTCGTCCCAGGCGAGGTTCTCGTCGGCGACCGGGATGTCCGCGCCGCTGGCCTGCTCCAGGGCGTCCACCGCGACCTCGGCCACGCTGCGGGCCGAGGCCGCGGCGCTCCCGCCGGTCGGCGCGACCAGAGGGGTACGGGACCGCGCCCACCGGTCCAGCGGCCCGGCCCAGTTCGGCAGCCGGTCGCCGGCCCGGCCGAAGACGAAGGGCAGTTCGAGTACGGCGACCGGCAGGCCCGGGCCTGCGGCGTCGCGCCCCTCCCGGGCCTGCTCCAGACGGCACCGGATGTACGTGTGACGCTCGGCGAGCCGCCACTGCGGATGCAGCCGGTCGAAATAGGTGTAGTACGAGCCCATCACGACCGCGCGGGTGAGGCCCTCCTGGCGAGCGGCGGTGAGCAGGCGCACCACCGGCTCGACGTTGTCGCGGCGAAACTCCGGGTAGATCGGCTTGGGCAGCGGCCGCTGCTCGTCGGTGCGGGTCGCGTACACGACGCCGTCCTGACCGGTGAGCAGCGCTCGCAACTCGTCGACCGAGGCCGACCCGGCGTCGAGCAGGTGATCGACACCCGGATGGGCGGTACGCGCCGCAGTGGTCGCCGCATGACCGCGCTCGCGCAGCACGTCCACCACGTGCGCGCCGATCAGACCACTGCCACCCACCACAAGAATTCGCACACCGGATCGTCCACTCTGGAACCCGGTGCTTGTCAAGTCACGATCGGCGTCGATCGCCAGGGCACGTTCAGGTCCTGTCGCATCGCTGTGGCGCACGAGCCCCAGCGTTCGTCGAAGTGCCTTCTGACGACGGTGCGCAGGTCGTCGTCCGGCGCGGCATCCCGGAATGGTTGCCGCCACAACTCCCAGTCGGCCACCAGGCGATCGATGCGCTCCCGCTCTGATCGGCTCGTGTCCGTCTCGGTGAGCGCCTCCGTGGCCGTCTGCAGGATCTCCCACAGGGCGATGGCCTCCTCCCTGATCTCGGCGGAGGCGAAGAACATCAGGTTGGACATCTCCTGGTCCACCAGTTGTTCGAGAGTCGGCGCGTCGTCGGGAGTCGGGGAGTGCAGTCGGGGATAGAGCAGGGCGTTGCCCCACTCGTTGGCGACCTTGAGGAACGCGGCGTACCTCTCCGTCTTCAGGGCGAACCAGCGGTTCGTGTCCTCCCGGTCCCACCGTTCGCGCTCTCGTTGCCGTTCGCGTTCCCAGCGTCGGTCGTCCCGGGCGGACTGGATGGCGCTTCCTGCCACGATTCCCGCCACGCCGATGCCGGCGACTGCCAGGGTCACCCAGACGGGTAGGTCCGATGAGGGCATAGCGCAGGTTAACAACCAGCGAGGATGTCGTCGGTACCCCGACGTTCGCCTAGGTTTGAGGTGCTGGACACCATCGCCGTGAAACGGGGTTGAGGATGCCTGAACCGCGCGCCTTCTGGCTGGACGAGCAGTTCGACCGCGAACGCGGCACCGACGGGCGCGGCCGGTACGAGGCCGAGGTGATCGCCCGGATCGACGAGTTCGCCGACAGCTGGAACGACTTCGCGCCGGTCGCGTTCGCGGCGACGGCCTGGCGGGTGGCGAGCGAGTTGTCGCCCGGCTTCGTCCGCTGGCATCGGCGGATCGTCGCGGCGACCTGTGCCCGCAGCCCGTGGGACGGCAGCATGGTCTGCGCGGTGACGATGGTGTCCCGCTGGCCGGCCGAGTTGACCTGGACGAAACAGTGGCAGCGCGACCGGGGTTGGCGGGACTGGCCTCAGGTCTTCGGTCAGTTCACGACGCCGACGGAGCAGGATCAGACGCGCAGCCCGCATCTGCGCGCGCTGCTTCAGGTGGAAGCCCCGGTCCCGCTCGACGATCTGCCGCCGGCGCCCGGGGGTCCGGACGACGACGTCGCGTCCGCGGCGCGTCGGGCCGTGGTGGTGCTCGTTCGGGAACTCAACGACCTGCTCGCGCCGATGATCGGCCAGCTCGAAGCCGGGGTGCCCGCGGACTCCTGAGTCCGCGGGCACGGAGTTTCACGTTCCGGGCGTCCACCACCGACCCCCTCGCCGGTAGGGTCGTCCCGTGGATCTGGACGCCATCGCCTCCCGGCTCGGGGTGCCCGTCGAGGACGTTGACCGTGTGCACCAACTGGCTGGCGACCGGCCGTCGGCTCCGCTGCCCGCCAAGGCCGACGCGCCGGCGATCCTCGACCGGCTCGCGGTGCGGCCGGACGACGTCGCCGAGATCATGGCGGGCTGGCCCGACCCTGATTCGCCGCTGTGGACCTCGGAGCTGCGCTGGCTGCTCGACCGCTCGATCGCCCTGGTCCGCGCCGATCTCGGCGGCCACGGCTGGCTGTCGCCCGGTCCGGAGCTGCCCCGCGACCGGGGTCCCGCCTGGCGGCACCTCTACGTGTACGCGTACCTGGCCCTGGTCGACGTCGCCCGGGACTACCACCGCGACCACGGCATCCCCGATGCCGTGTCGTGGTTGAGCCTCGCGGACCTCGGGCGCAACCTCGCGATCGATCGGCGGATGCGCCGCGAGGGCTGGCCGGTCATGCAGAGTTGGCTGACGCTGCACGTGCGCGGCAGCGTCTACGAGTTGGGCCGGCTGCAACATCACCCTGGCGACGCGGCCATCGGCCTGCACGTCCCCGACGCGGGACCGCTGACCCCGGAGGCGGTCGCGGCGTCGCTCGACGAGGCGCGTGCGTTCTTCCCGCGTCACTTCCCCGACGAGCCCTACACCGCGTTCTCCTGCGGCTCGTGGCTGCTCGACCCGCAGTTGCTGGAATACCTACCCGAAGGCTCCAACATCGCCCGGTTCCAGCAGATGTTCGAGCTGGACCCCTACCAGGAGCAGGACGGTCCGGACGCCGACGTCGAGGTGCTGCGTTTTGTGTTCCGCACCCTGAGCACGCCGCTCGACCAGTTGCCCCGCCGCACCGTTCTCCAGCGCGCGATCGTCGACCACCTCAGGGCCGGCCGGCACTGGCACTGGCGGCACGGCCGCTTCCCGATTTAGCCACATCCGCGGCCGGCAGCGCCGACAGTCGATGGGCTCGGTGGGCCCGGCCCGGTCACCGACCAGGCCGGGCCCACCACTCGTCAGTTGGTGGTGAGGATGAACTTTTCCCACGAGCCGACCGCCGCACGGTTCGCGATCAGCGATCCCGCTCCGGCGTTCTCCGCGGCCACGATCTGGTTGTTGACCGTGGCCCGCAGACTGACCGTCCCGTCCGAGTTGGTGATGAGCTGGAAGGTCTCCCACGGACCGATCGCCGTACGGTTCGCGATCAACGGTTCCGCGCCCGCGTTCTCGGCGGCGACGTAGAGCCCATTGGCGCGTGACCGCAGGGCGATGGTGCCGTTGCCGGCGTCCACCCGGTCGAACTGCTCAGTCGTCCCGATGGTGGCCTTGTTGGCGATCAACGGGCTGCTGCCGACCGCCGAGACGTACTGGTTGTTGACCTGCGCCCGGAGGCTGATTCCGCCGATGGGGCTGGTGGTGCCGGTGGCGAAGGTGAACGCGTCGACGTCGAACAGGTTGCCGGAGCCTCCCTTGAAGACCAGGTACAGCGTGGTCGACGCGGCGGGCGGGTTGCTGATCGCGCCCGACACCTCGGTGAAGGTCTCCCAGCTACCGGTCACCGGCACCGTGACGGTGCCCAGCAGGGAACCGGTGGCGGAACCGGCGCGGACCTCGATGGTGCCGCCGGCCCCGGCCGAGGAGACCCGGGCGGTGAACCGGGTCGCGTTGGACAGGTTGTACGGCTGGTACGAGATCCAGTCGTTGTTCTCGATGAACCCGGCGGTGCGGCCACCCTCGGCGCTGGCGTGGTCGGCGAGTTGGACGCCGGACTGGGCGCCGAAGTGCTCACCCTGCCGGTGTTTCGGTTGCAGCGTCTTGATGCTGTGCGTGGTGAGGCCGCCGTTGTCGGTGTAGGCGGCGTCGAAGACACCGTAGATGTTGGCCGCGGAGTCGTGCTCACCGTCGGTCGGGACGGTGATCGTGCCACTGCAGCCGGTCTTCGAGGTGATCTGGTGGGCGTGGCTGTCGTGGCCCAGGGCGTAGGTGAGGCTCACCCTGGAGCAGTTGATCGTGCCGTCCTGCGGGTCGCTCACGGAGATCTGGTACGGCACCGTGTCACCGAAGGTGAACAGTTGCCCATCCGCGGGGGAGGTGAGCGTCACCGTCGGGGCGGTGTTGCCGACGGTGACGACCAGACTTGCCGTGCCGGACAGCCCCGTCGGGTCGGTGACCCTCAGGGTGGGGGAGTACGTGCCGTTGGTGGTGTACGTCTTCGTGGGGTTGGCCGCCGTCGACGTGGTGCCGTCGCCGAAGGTCCACAGGTAGCTCAGCGCGCCGCCCTCCGGGTCCGAGCTGCCGGCCGAGGAGAAGGCGATGGTCAGTGGGCTTGGCCCGGAGGTGGGGTTCGCCGAGGCGACCGCGATGGGGCTGCGGTTGCCGCCGCCGATGTACTCGATCCGGAAGAGCGCCTGGTTGTTCGCGCCGGTGCCGTAGTCCAGCACGTACAGGGCGCCGTCCGGGCCGAAGGCCATGTCCATGACCTGGGTGCCACTCCACGGGAAGTCGGAGATCTCCCCGCGGGTGCCGTCGGAGTTGACCGCGATGGCCTTGATCCAACGGCGGCCGTACTCGCCGGCGAAGAACTGGCCGTTCAGCGACGCCGGGAACTTGATGCTGGAGTTGAGCGAGGCGTCGTACCGGTACACCGGTCCGCCCATTGGCGACTCCGAGCCGCTGCCGAACTCCGGCGGCGATCCGGAGTCGCCGGCGTACCTGATCCAGGCCGGCTTCGCCGCGGGCAACGTGGTGAGCCCGGTGTTCCGGAACGAGTTGTTGGTCGGCCCGCCCGCGCAGTTGTACTTGGACTGCGATGGCCCGGACGGGAACGTGTACTCGCTGTATGTTTCGGCGGTCGTGTTGGTGCCGGTGCAGTACGGCCAGCCGTAGTTACCGGGCGCCGTGATCCGGTTGAACTCGACCTGACCGGAGGGGCCACGGTCGGAGTTGGTGGACCCGGCGTCGGGGCCGTAGTCGCCGAGGTAGACGACGCCGGTCGCCTTGTCGACGCTCATCCGGAACGGGTTGCGCATACCCATCGCGTAGATCTCCGGGCGGGTGCCCGACGTGCCGGGGGCGAACAGGTTGCCCGACGGGATGGTGTACGAGCCGTCCGCCTGCGGCTTGATCCGCAGCAGCTTGCCCCGCAGGTCGTTGGTGTTGCCCGAGGAGCGTTGGGCGTCGAACTGCGGGTTGCGGTTGGTCCGTTCGTCGATCGGCGCGTAGCCGGACGACTCGAACGGGTTGGTGTCGTCGCCGGTGGTCAGGTACAGGTTGCCGGCGGCGTCGAAGTCCAGGTCGCCGCCGACGTGGCAGCACTGCCCACGGTCGTTGGCGACCTGGAGCACGATCTTCTCGCTGCCCAGGTTGAGCGTGTCGTCGCTGTTGAGCGTGAACCGGGACAGCCGCAGGTGCCCCTTCCACTGCTCGAAGTCCGACGCCGAGCCGGTGGTCGGGGCGTCCCCGGACGGGGTGCTCAAACTGGGCGAGTAGTACAGGTAGATCCACCGGTTGGTGGCGAAGTTGGGGTCGACGGCGACGCCCTGCAACCCCTCCTCGTCGTGGGTGTAGACGGACAGCGTGCCGGAGACCTTGGTGTTGCCGGCCACGTCGGTGACCCGCAGGACGCCGTTGCGGGCGGTGTGGAGCACCGAGCGGTTGGGCAGGACGGCCAGGGACATGGCCTCACCGAGCTCGGCCGAGCCGGTGGCGAGTTTGACCTGCTGATAGTCGGAGGCGGGGATCACCGCAGCCTGGGCGGTGGACGGTGCGGCCACAGCCAGGGCCACGCTCGCGACGGTGGTGACCGCCGCGACGAGGACCCGGGGCCAGCGCCGGGGGTACGAGGGCATGATCGTCCTTCCTCGACGACCAGGGCCGGGCGTGCGGGGGCGCACCACGGCCAGGTGGGGGTGGTGAGGAGCGAACCGGGGTGGGGTCAGCCGGTGACGAGGTCGAACTTCTCCCACTGGCCGATGGAGGTCCGGTTGGCGATCAGCGCGGCGGCGCCCGCGTTCTCCGCGGCGACGTAGCGGTTGTTCACCGTGGCCCGCAGGCTCACCGTGCCGTCGGAGTTGCGGACGAGTTGGAAGGTCTCCCAGGCGCCGGCGCTGGCGCGGTTGGCGATCAGCGCGGCGGCACCGGCGTTCTCGGCGGCGACGAACTGCCCGTTGCTCTTGGCCCGCAGCGCGACGTTGCCGTTGCCGAGGTCGACCACGTCGAACCGCTCGCTGGTGCCGATGGCGCTGCGGTTGGCGATCAGTGCGGTGGTGGCGTTCGGCGCGCTCACGTACTGGTTGTTGGCCCGGGCACGCAGGCTGGAACCGCTGGGCGGCGGGGTGGTGGTGCGCGGCGAGCAGTCGGCCGTCACGGCGCCCGCGGCGACACGGAGGCCGCCGAGCAGCATCCGGGTGAAGTTCGAGTCGCTGTACGACGCCTCGGTGTGCCCGAGCCCCGTGTACCAGGCGCGTCCGCCACCGTAGGTCTTGCACCAGGTGATCGGGTGGTCGCCGCTCATGTTGCCGCCGCTGTACGACGACTCGTCGAGGCTGGCCAGGACCCGCGCGCCCGACCGGGGGTTGGTGCGGTAGTTGTACCACTCGTCGGAGCGGACCCAGGTGTCGCCGAGGTGCGCGGTCGACGGGTTCGTTCGGTCCTCGACCCGCACGGTCGCGGTCTGGATCGCCGGGTGCGAGTCGAACCACGCGCCGACCAGCCCGCCGTACCACGCCCAGCTGTACTCGGTGTCCGCGGCGGCGTGCACGCCGACGTAGCCGCCGCCGGCGGCGATGTACGACTCGAACGCCGTCTGCTGGGAGGCGTTGAGGACGTCACCGGTCGTCGACAGGAAGACCACCGCCTGGTACTGGGCCAGGTTGGAGGTGGTGAACTGGGCGGCATCCTCGGTCGCGGTGACAGTGAAGCCGTTGGCGGAGCCGAGCTGCTGGATGGCCGCGATGCCGTTCGGGATGGACGAGTGGCGGAAGCCGGCGGTCTTGCTGAACACCAGGACCTTGGTCAGGGGTGCCGCCGAGGCCGGCGTCGGAAGGGCGACCAGGCTGGCCAACAACACGGCCACGCCGGTGATGAAACCTAACAAGCGGGAACGGGAACGCATGCACTTGCTCCTCTGCTGAGCATCGACCCGGGCGCGCGCGTCGCTGGACGTGCGGCCTCGCCGGGGCCGGTTGGCGGTGGTACGGAGCCGGGCCGCCGATGCTCGGCTGAGATGCTGCGGGTGGTGTCGGGGTGCGCGACGCTGCGCCGTGCGGGGGCGCTCCCCACCCGCCGAGGGGGAAGCGTCACAGTCGCGACCGAAAGCGCCAGGAGACGGCTGGCGCGACAGCGACGACCATGCGCGATGGCGCCGCCAACGACTCGATCGACCAGTGTGGACGATCGAAGCACATCGACTTGCATCGCTGAGGCAGTAAACCTCCGATGTCTGCGCTCCGTCAAGCCCGCGCTCGCGCGCCTCTCGTGGCCATCAGGATGAGATCGGCGATCGCCTCCGGGTGGGTGACCATGGCGAGGTGCGAGGAGTCGACCTCGATCGTCGTCGCGTCCATCCGCTCGGCCAGGAACCGCTCCAGCTCAGGCGCCGTGGTCCGGTCCTGGGTGGAGATCGAGTAGTAGCAGGGCCTGTCCCGCCACGCGGCGGTCGTCGTACGGCCCTTGAAGAGGTCGTCGGCGATCGGCCCCTGTGCCGCGTAGAGGGTGCGCGCACGGGCTTCGTCGACTCCGCCCGCGAAGTCTTCGAGGAAGGCGCTCTCGCTCAGCTGCGCGTACCCGTCGTGGTGGACGACACCGGCGTTCGCCGGCGGCGTCGGATACTTCGCCGCGAGCGCGGCGTAGTCCTCGCCGGCGTCCGGCGCGCGGGCGGCGACGTACACCAGGGCGGTGACCCTCGGGTGGTTGCCGGCATCGCTGATGACCGTGCCTGCCCAGGAGTGCCCCACCAGCACCGTCGGCCCATCTTGGCGGTCGAGGGCGCGGTTGGTGGCGGCGACGTCCTCCGCCAGGGAGGTCAGCGGGTTCTGCACGGCGGTGACGGTCAACCCGGCCCGTTGGAGGATGGGGATGACGTCGGACCAGGAGGAGCCGTCGGCGTAGGCGCCGTGGACCAGCACGACATTGCGGGCGGGCTTGGTCGGGGACGTGTCGCTCATCTGGACCTCCGCACGCGACGACGCGGGTGCCACCGCTCAGCCGCCGACGACAGTTCTCACCTGACACTCTTCCCTACGCCGGTCGGGTCGGTGGGCCGAACACCGAGGGTCCGGACCGTCAACGTGCCGGGTCCGCTTCGAGGGCCTGCCAGTCCAGGCGGTCCCGGTACAGACGTCGGATGACGAGCCAGCTGACCGAGAACGGTATGGCTCCCAGCGCCACGACTCCCAGGACGCCGGACCCGGTGACGTCGAAGACCGCCCCCACGTCACCGAACAGTTGGGCGACCGTCTGGAAGGCGACGTGGAAGCCGATGCCCGCCCAGATGTCGCCGGTGGCGGCGCGGAAGGCACCCAGCAGGAGCGCGAAGACGGTGAAGAGCACGAGCCGGTCGACGGATCTGGCCGCCCCGGTGAGGAATCCGAACAGGGTGAACAACGCCGCCTGCCCGATGACCGCCTGCCACGCCGGCAGTCGGGTGGCGAGATTGTGCTGCAGGTAGCCGCGGAAGACGAGTTCCTCCGGCAGCGCCTCCTTCAGGAAGACGAGCACGACCAGCAACGCCGCCACCCGCAGGGCGTCCCCGACGGATGTCCGAACGCTGATCTCGACCCAGCCGAGGCCGAGGCAGAGCGCGAAGCCGACAGCGGCGGGGACGAGCCAGCAGGCCATGCCGAGCAGCAGACGCCGCCAACCGACCCGCAGGGGCGGCAGCCCGAGGCCGGCCCAGGGGCGTCGGTCGAGCAGACGGCGGGCAAGCACGACCAGGGGTACGACGAGCACCGTCGTGATGATCGCCCCGACGGCATGGGTCGGGCGATTGTAGTCGCGGTCGAGAAGAGCCCCGAGCGCCATCCATACCAGCACGGTGGCGCTGAACACGATGATGATCCGCCGCGGCATGGCGAGGCGAGGTTGGGTGCTCACCACGCGCAGCGTAGCCAGCGGCGTCAATGGCAGACCGTCACCGGCCGAGGACGAGGTAGGCGAGGCCGAGGATGCCCCGGTAGCCGCCGACGTACTGGCGCAACCGGTCGTCGAGTTCCGCGCGGACGTCGGCCGCGCGGGGATCCTCCGGGTACGTCAGCAGCCACTCCTGGCGGCCCGCGAGCCAGGTGGATTCGAAGTCGTCCCACTCCCGTTGGTCTGCGGTGCTCAGGTGCAGCACCCGCCAGCCCCGTTCCCGGGCTGCCTCGATCAGCCCCGGGAGGGTCACGACGTCCGGGCCGAAGATCTGCTCGACCTCCGGCGGCGGGGGACGGTCCCAGTAGGCGTCTCCGAAGAGCAGCCTTCCTCCCGGTCGGACCAGGGTGGCGAGCGCGTCGAGGGCGGCGCCGGTGCCACCGAAGGCGTGCGCCGAGCCGATGCAGAGGACCCGGTCGGCCGGCTCCTGCCAGGCCGCCACTTCCCCCATGACGAAGGCGACGTGCCGGTTCAGCGACCGATCCGCGGCCAGCCGCCGCCCCCGGGCGAGGGCGGCGCCGTCGGTGTCGACGCCGACGCCCCTCGTCGCGACCGGGCCGGACACGCCCCCGGCGGCGACCGCCCGCAGCAGAAGCTCACCCCAACCACAACCCAGATCGAGTACGCG encodes:
- a CDS encoding carbonic anhydrase, yielding MSNMDDLLQRNVRFAATDARDRVPEVPFVPNQQLYVITCLDPRVDPAFIFGLALGDAIVARSLGGRVTPAVIEDLAWISYLHEVKTPDADWFDLAVVHHTGCGRGLDDKALLKGFAERGGDDTALVNQAVFDPAQTVPGDVETLINAPLLSPRIKVSGYEYDVDTGLLRTLVPPRSRSDG
- a CDS encoding VOC family protein; this translates as MAIQRMDNVLIVVDDLDTVIAFFVELGMELEGRGPVEGRWVERVIGIDDVRQEVAMLRTPDGQGKVELAMFHTPTAITTEPKDAPANTLGIRRIMFAVDDIEDVIARLRNHGAELVGELEQYENLYRLCYVRGPEGILVGLAEQLN
- a CDS encoding GNAT family N-acetyltransferase, with the translated sequence MFRVARPDDFEQIIGLYRQLNPDDSVLEDGSDAAAFREILGSAGLRLFVLELDGVVVATTYLNVIPNLSRSASPYAVIENVVVEESRRGTGLGRQIMAGTLQAAWDAGCYKAMLMTGSRNPATHAFYRACGFSADVKTAYLARPPAPQS
- a CDS encoding NAD-dependent epimerase/dehydratase family protein, whose protein sequence is MRILVVGGSGLIGAHVVDVLRERGHAATTAARTAHPGVDHLLDAGSASVDELRALLTGQDGVVYATRTDEQRPLPKPIYPEFRRDNVEPVVRLLTAARQEGLTRAVVMGSYYTYFDRLHPQWRLAERHTYIRCRLEQAREGRDAAGPGLPVAVLELPFVFGRAGDRLPNWAGPLDRWARSRTPLVAPTGGSAAASARSVAEVAVDALEQASGADIPVADENLAWDDMIGRIAEAVGRRRRVTRLPSGAAKAALRLGGAMQALGRKESGVNPSYLADLLLADLFIEPTTGRALEPALRETFPELPSSGAPVVGRDTRS
- a CDS encoding acyltransferase domain-containing protein, producing the protein MDLDAIASRLGVPVEDVDRVHQLAGDRPSAPLPAKADAPAILDRLAVRPDDVAEIMAGWPDPDSPLWTSELRWLLDRSIALVRADLGGHGWLSPGPELPRDRGPAWRHLYVYAYLALVDVARDYHRDHGIPDAVSWLSLADLGRNLAIDRRMRREGWPVMQSWLTLHVRGSVYELGRLQHHPGDAAIGLHVPDAGPLTPEAVAASLDEARAFFPRHFPDEPYTAFSCGSWLLDPQLLEYLPEGSNIARFQQMFELDPYQEQDGPDADVEVLRFVFRTLSTPLDQLPRRTVLQRAIVDHLRAGRHWHWRHGRFPI
- a CDS encoding PQQ-dependent sugar dehydrogenase, giving the protein MPSYPRRWPRVLVAAVTTVASVALAVAAPSTAQAAVIPASDYQQVKLATGSAELGEAMSLAVLPNRSVLHTARNGVLRVTDVAGNTKVSGTLSVYTHDEEGLQGVAVDPNFATNRWIYLYYSPSLSTPSGDAPTTGSASDFEQWKGHLRLSRFTLNSDDTLNLGSEKIVLQVANDRGQCCHVGGDLDFDAAGNLYLTTGDDTNPFESSGYAPIDERTNRNPQFDAQRSSGNTNDLRGKLLRIKPQADGSYTIPSGNLFAPGTSGTRPEIYAMGMRNPFRMSVDKATGVVYLGDYGPDAGSTNSDRGPSGQVEFNRITAPGNYGWPYCTGTNTTAETYSEYTFPSGPSQSKYNCAGGPTNNSFRNTGLTTLPAAKPAWIRYAGDSGSPPEFGSGSESPMGGPVYRYDASLNSSIKFPASLNGQFFAGEYGRRWIKAIAVNSDGTRGEISDFPWSGTQVMDMAFGPDGALYVLDYGTGANNQALFRIEYIGGGNRSPIAVASANPTSGPSPLTIAFSSAGSSDPEGGALSYLWTFGDGTTSTAANPTKTYTTNGTYSPTLRVTDPTGLSGTASLVVTVGNTAPTVTLTSPADGQLFTFGDTVPYQISVSDPQDGTINCSRVSLTYALGHDSHAHQITSKTGCSGTITVPTDGEHDSAANIYGVFDAAYTDNGGLTTHSIKTLQPKHRQGEHFGAQSGVQLADHASAEGGRTAGFIENNDWISYQPYNLSNATRFTARVSSAGAGGTIEVRAGSATGSLLGTVTVPVTGSWETFTEVSGAISNPPAASTTLYLVFKGGSGNLFDVDAFTFATGTTSPIGGISLRAQVNNQYVSAVGSSPLIANKATIGTTEQFDRVDAGNGTIALRSRANGLYVAAENAGAEPLIANRTAIGPWETFQLITNSDGTVSLRATVNNQIVAAENAGAGSLIANRAAVGSWEKFILTTN
- a CDS encoding ThuA domain-containing protein, giving the protein MRSRSRLLGFITGVAVLLASLVALPTPASAAPLTKVLVFSKTAGFRHSSIPNGIAAIQQLGSANGFTVTATEDAAQFTTSNLAQYQAVVFLSTTGDVLNASQQTAFESYIAAGGGYVGVHAAADTEYSWAWYGGLVGAWFDSHPAIQTATVRVEDRTNPSTAHLGDTWVRSDEWYNYRTNPRSGARVLASLDESSYSGGNMSGDHPITWCKTYGGGRAWYTGLGHTEASYSDSNFTRMLLGGLRVAAGAVTADCSPRTTTPPPSGSSLRARANNQYVSAPNATTALIANRSAIGTSERFDVVDLGNGNVALRAKSNGQFVAAENAGAAALIANRASAGAWETFQLVRNSDGTVSLRATVNNRYVAAENAGAAALIANRTSIGQWEKFDLVTG
- a CDS encoding alpha/beta fold hydrolase, translating into MSDTSPTKPARNVVLVHGAYADGSSWSDVIPILQRAGLTVTAVQNPLTSLAEDVAATNRALDRQDGPTVLVGHSWAGTVISDAGNHPRVTALVYVAARAPDAGEDYAALAAKYPTPPANAGVVHHDGYAQLSESAFLEDFAGGVDEARARTLYAAQGPIADDLFKGRTTTAAWRDRPCYYSISTQDRTTAPELERFLAERMDATTIEVDSSHLAMVTHPEAIADLILMATRGARARA
- a CDS encoding CPBP family intramembrane glutamic endopeptidase, encoding MSTQPRLAMPRRIIIVFSATVLVWMALGALLDRDYNRPTHAVGAIITTVLVVPLVVLARRLLDRRPWAGLGLPPLRVGWRRLLLGMACWLVPAAVGFALCLGLGWVEISVRTSVGDALRVAALLVVLVFLKEALPEELVFRGYLQHNLATRLPAWQAVIGQAALFTLFGFLTGAARSVDRLVLFTVFALLLGAFRAATGDIWAGIGFHVAFQTVAQLFGDVGAVFDVTGSGVLGVVALGAIPFSVSWLVIRRLYRDRLDWQALEADPAR
- a CDS encoding SAM-dependent methyltransferase: MQSADHLATSRYARMRWNTPLSQEHAALLLQRLDVRPGARVLDLGCGWGELLLRAVAAGGVSGPVATRGVGVDTDGAALARGRRLAADRSLNRHVAFVMGEVAAWQEPADRVLCIGSAHAFGGTGAALDALATLVRPGGRLLFGDAYWDRPPPPEVEQIFGPDVVTLPGLIEAARERGWRVLHLSTADQREWDDFESTWLAGRQEWLLTYPEDPRAADVRAELDDRLRQYVGGYRGILGLAYLVLGR